A single region of the Gasterosteus aculeatus chromosome 1, fGasAcu3.hap1.1, whole genome shotgun sequence genome encodes:
- the atp5f1b gene encoding ATP synthase F(1) complex subunit beta, mitochondrial has product MLGAVGRCCTGALQALKPGVQPLKALVGSPAVLSRREYVAPAAAVTVAAGRIVAVIGAVVDVQFDEDLPPILNALEVAGRESRLVLEVAQHLGENTVRTIAMDGTEGLVRGQKVLDTGAPIRIPVGPETLGRIMNVIGEPIDERGPISTKHTAPIHAEAPEFTDMSVEQEILVTGIKVVDLLAPYAKGGKIGLFGGAGVGKTVLIMELINNVAKAHGGYSVFAGVGERTREGNDLYHEMIESGVINLKDDTSKVALVYGQMNEPPGARARVALTGLSVAEYFRDQEGQDVLLFIDNIFRFTQAGSEVSALLGRIPSAVGYQPTLATDMGTMQERITTTKKGSITSVQAIYVPADDLTDPAPATTFAHLDATTVLSRAIAELGIYPAVDPLDSTSRIMDPNIVGTEHYEIARGVQKILQDYKSLQDIIAILGMDELSEEDKLTVARARKIQRFLSQPFQVAEVFTGHMGKLVPLKETIKGFKDILDGVYDSLPEQAFYMVGPIEEVVLKAEKLAEEHS; this is encoded by the exons ATGTTGGGAGCTGTGGGACGCTGCTGCACCGGAGCACTGCAGGCGCTCAAGCCTGGGGTCCAGCCCCTCAAGGCTCTCGTTGGATCCCCCGCGGTCCTCTCAC GCAGGGAATATGTCGCACCTGCCGCCGCGGTCACCGTCGCCGCCGGGCGCATTGTGGCCGTCATCGGCGCCGTCGTCGACGTCCAGTTCGATGAGGACCTTCCTCCCATCCTGAACGCCCTGGAGGTCGCCGGCCGCGAGTCCAGGCTAGTCCTGGAGGTGGCACAGCATCTGG GGGAGAACACAGTGCGTACCATTGCTATGGATGGTACCGAGGGTCTGGTCCGTGGACAGAAAGTTCTGGACACCGGTGCTCCCATCAGAATCCCAGTGGGTCCCGAGACTCTGGGCAGGATTATGAATGTCATCGGGGAGCCCATCGACGAGAGGGGTCCCATCTCCACCAAGCA cacTGCACCTATCCACGCTGAGGCCCCTGAGTTCACTGACATGAGTGTGGAGCAGGAAATTCTGGTGACTGGCATTAAGGTGGTGGACCTGTTGGCCCCATACGCCAAGGGAGGAAAGATCG GTCTGTTTGGCGGTGCTGGTGTGGGCAAGACTGTGTTGATTATGGAGCTGATCAACAACGTGGCCAAGGCCCATGGTGGTTACTCTGTGTTTGCCGGCGTGGGAGAGCGTACCCGCGAGGGAAACGACTTGTACCATGAAATGATTGAGTCCGGTGTCATCAACCTGAAGGACGACACCTCCAAG GTGGCGCTGGTTTACGGACAGATGAACGAGCCCCCCGGCGCCCGCGCCAGAGTGGCTCTGACTGGACTGAGCGTGGCGGAGTACTTCCGTGACCAGGAGGGACAGGACGTGCTGCTCTTCATCGACAACATCTTCCGCTTCACACAGGCCGGCTCTGAG gtgtCCGCCCTGCTGGGGCGTATCCCCTCTGCTGTGGGTTACCAGCCCACTCTGGCCACTGACATGGGTACCATGCAGGAGAGAATCACCACCACCAAGAAAGGCTCCATCACATCTGTGCAG GCCATCTACGTGCCCGCTGACGATCTGACTGACCCCGCCCCAGCCACCACCTTCGCTCACTTGGATGCCACCACTGTGTTGTCCCGCGCCATCGCTGAGCTGGGTATCTACCCCGCCGTCGACCCCCTGGACTCTACCTCCCGTATCATGGACCCCAACATCGTCGGTACCGAGCACTATGAAATTGCCCGTGGCGTGCAGAAAATCCTTCAG GACTACAAATCCCTGCAGGATATCATTGCCATCCTGGGTATGGATGAGTTGTCTGAGGAGGACAAACTGACCGTGGCGCGCGCCCGCAAGATCCAGCGTTTCCTTTCCCAGCCCTTCCAGGTGGCCGAGGTCTTCACCGGCCACATGGGAAAGTTGGTGCCCCTCAAGGAAACTATCAAGGGCTTCAAGGACATCCTTGACG GCGTGTACGACAGTCTGCCCGAGCAGGCCTTCTACATGGTTGGCCCCAtcgaggaggtggttctgaagGCGGAGAAGCTGGCTGAGGAGCACTCATAA
- the LOC120827159 gene encoding retinol dehydrogenase 7 isoform X1: MAMYLYLLGLLVLYKLYRWCRELPRIPDRGTKYVYITGCDTGFGNLAARHLDKKGFKVIASCFSERGEEDLKKSCSGNLITTHLDVRSKDSVAKVAALIKEKVGEHGLWAVVNNAGVSVPSAPCDWLTIDDYKSMLDVNLNGVIAVTLSVLPLIKKARGRVVNVASVFGRISPTGGPYTVSKYGVEAFNDSLRLNMAPFGVKVLCIEPGFFKTNVTDATILTKNVTAVWDRLPQDVKDDYGIEYLQKSLGVIKDKVAKISDGDLMKVVGCMEHAVSAVQPRTRYSPGWDAKLFWLPLSYMPTCVSDYILGSQAVPIAKK, encoded by the exons ATGG cCATGTACCTGTATCTCCTGGGGCTGCTGGTTCTCTACAAGCTGTACCGCTGGTGTAGGGAGCtgccccgcatccctgacaggggCACCAAGTATGTGTACATCACCGGCTGTGACACCGGCTTCGGAAACCTCGCGGCCCGCCATCTGGACAAGAAGGGGTTCAAGGTGATCGCCTCGTGTTTCAGcgagaggggagaagaagacCTGAAGAAGTCCTGCTCCGGCAACCTGATCACAACACACCTGGACGTGCGCTCCAAGGACAGCGTTGCCAAAGTTGCGGCGCTGATCAAGGAGAAAGTGGGGGAGCACG GCTTATGGGCTGTGGTGAACAACGCCGGCGTGTCCGTCCCCTCGGccccctgtgattggctgaccaTCGACGACTACAAGTCCATGCTGGACGTCAACCTCAACGGGGTGATCGCGGTGACGCTGAGCGTCCTGCCGCTAATCAAGAAGGCCAGGGGACGGGTGGTCAACGTAGCAAGCGTGTTCGGAAGGATCAGTCCTACGGGGGGACCGTACACGGTCTCCAAGTACGGCGTGGAGGCCTTCAATGATAGCCTCAG GCTGAATATGGCGCCTTTTGGTGTCAAAGTCCTGTGCATAGAGCCGGGCTTCTTCAAAACAAACGTGACTGACGCCACTATCCTGACCAAAAACGTGACTGCGGTGTGGGACAGACTGCCACAGGACGTGAAGGACGACTACGGAATTGAATATCTACAAAAGT CGTTGGGCGTGATAAAAGACAAGGTAGCCAAGATCAGTGATGGGGATCTGATGAAGGTGGTCGGCTGCATGGAGCACGCCGTGTCTGCCGTCCAGCCCCGCACCCGCTACTCCCCCGGCTGGGACGCCAAGCTGTTCTGGCTGCCGCTGTCGTACATGCCAACCTGCGTCTCAGATTATATCCTGGGAAGTCAAGCTGTTCCAATCGCCAAGAAATGA
- the LOC120827159 gene encoding retinol dehydrogenase 7 isoform X2, with product MYLYLLGLLVLYKLYRWCRELPRIPDRGTKYVYITGCDTGFGNLAARHLDKKGFKVIASCFSERGEEDLKKSCSGNLITTHLDVRSKDSVAKVAALIKEKVGEHGLWAVVNNAGVSVPSAPCDWLTIDDYKSMLDVNLNGVIAVTLSVLPLIKKARGRVVNVASVFGRISPTGGPYTVSKYGVEAFNDSLRLNMAPFGVKVLCIEPGFFKTNVTDATILTKNVTAVWDRLPQDVKDDYGIEYLQKSLGVIKDKVAKISDGDLMKVVGCMEHAVSAVQPRTRYSPGWDAKLFWLPLSYMPTCVSDYILGSQAVPIAKK from the exons ATGTACCTGTATCTCCTGGGGCTGCTGGTTCTCTACAAGCTGTACCGCTGGTGTAGGGAGCtgccccgcatccctgacaggggCACCAAGTATGTGTACATCACCGGCTGTGACACCGGCTTCGGAAACCTCGCGGCCCGCCATCTGGACAAGAAGGGGTTCAAGGTGATCGCCTCGTGTTTCAGcgagaggggagaagaagacCTGAAGAAGTCCTGCTCCGGCAACCTGATCACAACACACCTGGACGTGCGCTCCAAGGACAGCGTTGCCAAAGTTGCGGCGCTGATCAAGGAGAAAGTGGGGGAGCACG GCTTATGGGCTGTGGTGAACAACGCCGGCGTGTCCGTCCCCTCGGccccctgtgattggctgaccaTCGACGACTACAAGTCCATGCTGGACGTCAACCTCAACGGGGTGATCGCGGTGACGCTGAGCGTCCTGCCGCTAATCAAGAAGGCCAGGGGACGGGTGGTCAACGTAGCAAGCGTGTTCGGAAGGATCAGTCCTACGGGGGGACCGTACACGGTCTCCAAGTACGGCGTGGAGGCCTTCAATGATAGCCTCAG GCTGAATATGGCGCCTTTTGGTGTCAAAGTCCTGTGCATAGAGCCGGGCTTCTTCAAAACAAACGTGACTGACGCCACTATCCTGACCAAAAACGTGACTGCGGTGTGGGACAGACTGCCACAGGACGTGAAGGACGACTACGGAATTGAATATCTACAAAAGT CGTTGGGCGTGATAAAAGACAAGGTAGCCAAGATCAGTGATGGGGATCTGATGAAGGTGGTCGGCTGCATGGAGCACGCCGTGTCTGCCGTCCAGCCCCGCACCCGCTACTCCCCCGGCTGGGACGCCAAGCTGTTCTGGCTGCCGCTGTCGTACATGCCAACCTGCGTCTCAGATTATATCCTGGGAAGTCAAGCTGTTCCAATCGCCAAGAAATGA
- the abcb11b gene encoding bile salt export pump, with amino-acid sequence MPAGSVKLHSIKKLGQENHSYNFSDEEPAGSAAAPNNRTTTSSSNDGTKRQNGDQPAIRVGFFQLFRYATCREVLMMALGGVCAVAHGSAQPLMLLVFGLLTDTFIEYDIELNELRDPRKECVNNTIVWKRNYTTTSAPPMDWGSVSNATWEMFTPLKYRACGLLDIEHEMTNFAFYYVGIAAAVFLLGYFQISMWVKSAARQIQLIRKMYFSKVMRMEIGWFDCTSVGELNTRMSDDINKINDAIADQVAIFLQRFTTFVCGFSVGFVKGWKLTLVIVAASPLIGVGAGLMAVFVAKLTGMELQAYAKAGAIADEVLSSIRTVAAFGGEAKEVQRYDKNLISAQRWGIRKGLIMGFFSGYMWLVIFMCYGLAFWYGSSLVVDTEEYTPGTLLQVFFGVLIAAMNLGQASPCLEAFAAGRGAATIIFETIEREPEIDCLSEAGYKLDRVKGDIEFHNVTFHYPSRPEVKILDGLSVPVKSGETTAFVGPSGAGKSTAIQLFQRFYDPKEGMVTLDGHDIRGLNIQWLRSLIGIVEQEPVLFATTIAENIRYGRPGVPMEDVIGAAKQANAYNFIMDLPQKFDTLVGEGGGQMSGGQKQRIAIARALVRNPRILLLDMATSALDNESEATVQEALDKVRLGRTTISIAHRLSTIKNADVIVGFERGRAVECGKHDELLERKGVYFTLVTLQSQGDKALNQKARQMADDEEAPARLNLSRAGSYRASLRASIRQRSRSQLSNLIPGSSVPMVGELGPRAYSVSRADKSTDAVPEEEEEPVEPAPVTRILKYNTPEWPYMLFGSLGAAINGGVNPVYSLLFSQILATFSITDSEAQRKEIDSICLFFVMIGVVSFFTQMLQAYAFSKSGELLTRRLRRIGFHAMLGQEIGWFDDHRNSPGALTTRLATDASQVQGATGSQIGMIVNSLTNIGVAVLMSFFFSWKLTLLILCFLPFIALSGGFQAKMLTGFAKQDKQAMETAGQISGEALNNIRTIAGLGKERVFVDMYEAQLEAPYQAALKKANVYGACYGFAQCVIFLTNSASYRFGGYLVRQEGLHFSLVFRVISAIVTSGTALGRASSYTPDYAKAKISAARFFQLLDRVPRISIYSDKGDKWENFQGNLEFIDCKFTYPTRPDMQVLNGLNVSVKPGQTLAFVGSSGCGKSTSVQLLERFYDPDHGRVLIDGHDSTRVNVPFLRSKIGIVSQEPILFDCSIEENIKYGDNSREIGTNEVISAAKKAQLHDFVMALPERYNTNVGAQGSQLSRGQKQRIAIARAIIRDPKILLLDEATSALDTESEKTVQDALDRAREGRTCIVIAHRLSTIQNSDIIAVMSRGYVIEKGPHDHLMALKGAYYKLVTTGAPIS; translated from the exons ATGCCGGCCGGATCAGTGAAATTGCACAGCATAAAAAAACTGGGACAGGAAAACCACAGCTACAACTTCTCCGATGAAG AACCAGCTGGCAGCGCTGCCGCTCCTAATAATAG GACCACAACATCTTCCAGCAATGACGGCAC AAAGCGGCAGAACGGCGATCAGCCGGCAATCAGGGTTGGCTTCTTCCAGCTG TTCCGATACGCCACGTGCCGGGAggtgctgatgatggcgctgggAGGCGTGTGCGCCGTGGCGCAcggttccgcccagcccctcATGCTGCTGGTGTTCGGCCTGCTCACCGACACCTTCATCGAGTACGACATCGAGCTCAACGAGCTGCGAGACCCCAGGAAGGAGTGCGTGAACAACACCATCGTGTGGAAGAGGAACTACACGACGACCTCCGCGCCACCGATGGACTGGGGCTCTGTGAGCAATGCGACGTGGGAGATGTTCACACCGCTGAAGTACAGGGCGTGTGG gctcctcGACATTGAACACGAAATGACCAATTTTGCCTTCTATTACGTGGGAATCGCAGCTGCTGTGTTCCTGCTCGGATACTTTCAG ATCTCCATGTGGGTGAAGTCGGCCGCCAGGCAGATTCAGCTCATCAGGAAGATGTACTTCAGCAAGGTGATGAGGATGGAGATCGGCTGGTTCGACTGCACCTCTGTGGGGGAGCTCAACACTCGCATGTCCGA TGATATCAACAAGATCAACGACGCCATCGCGGACCAAGTTGCCATCTTCCTGCAGCGCTTCACCACCTTCGTGTGCGGCTTCTCCGTCGGCTTCGTAAAAGGATGGAAGTTGACGCTTGTCATTGTCGCTGCGAGTCCATTGATCGGCGTTGGCGCCGGTCTAATGGCTGTG TTTGTGGCTAAGCTAACGGGGATGGAGCTGCAGGCCTACGCTAAAGCCGGAGCCATAGCAGACGAGGTGCTCTCCTCCATTAGGACCGTGGCCGCTTTCGGCGGGGAGGCAAAAGAAGTGCAAAG GTACGACAAAAACCTGATCTCAGCGCAGCGCTGGGGCATCAGGAAAGGTCTGATCATGGGCTTCTTCTCTGGATATATGTGGCTGGTCATCTTTATGTGCTATGGTCTGGCCTTCTGGTACGGCTCCAGCCTGGTGGTGGACACTGAGGAGTACACACCAGGAACACTACTGCAG GTGTTTTTCGGTGTGTTGATAGCAGCCATGAATCTGGGGCAGGCCTCGCCGTGTCTGGAGGCATTCGCTGCAGGCCGTGGAGCTGCGACGATCATCTTTGAGACTATTGAGAGA GAGCCGGAGATTGATTGTCTATCCGAGGCGGGATACAAACTGGACCGGGTCAAAGGAGATATTGAGTTTCACAATGTCACCTTCCACTATCCCTCCAGACCTGAAGTCAAG ATCCTGGACGGGCTCAGCGTTCCGGTGAAGTCGGGGGAGACCACGGCCTTCGTCGGGCCGAGCGGCGCCGGGAAGAGTACGGCCATCCAGCTCTTCCAGCGCTTCTATGACCCTAAAGAGGGCATG GTGACCCTGGACGGCCATGACATCAGAGGGCTGAACATCCAGTGGCTGCGCTCACTGATTGGCATTGTGGAGCAGGAGCCCGTGCTGTTTGCCACCACCATTGCTGAGAACATCCGCTACGGTCGGCCCGGCGTGCCAATGGAAGATGTCATCGGCGCCGCAAAGCAGGCCAACGCGTACAACTTCATCATGGATCTGCCGCAG aAATTCGACACCttggtgggggagggtggaggccAGATGAGCGGCGGCCAGAAGCAGCGCATCGCCATCGCACGAGCGCTGGTCAGGAATCCTCGTATCCTGCTGCTGGACATGGCAACCTCTGCCCTCGACAACGAGAGCGAGGCGACCGTTCAAGAGGCTTTGGACAAA GTACGCTTGGGTCGCACCACCATCTCCATCGCCCACCGGCTGTCCACCATAAAGAACGCCGACGTGATCGTGGGCTTCGAGCGCGGCCGCGCCGTCGAGTGCGGCAAACACGacgagctgctggagaggaaGGGCGTCTACTTCACGCTGGTCACGCTGCAGAGCCAGGGCGACAAGGCTCTGAACCAGAAGGCTCGGCAAA TGGCTGACGACGAAGAAGCGCCAGCGAGGCTGAATCTGTCCAGGGCAGGCAGCTACCGGGCCAGTTTGAG AGCCTCCATTCGCCAGCGGTCCCGGTCTCAGCTGTCCAATCTGATCCCGGGGTCTTCGGTCCCGATGGTCGGAGAGCTCGGCCCCAGAGCCTACTCTGTGTCACGGGCAGACAAATCCACG GACGCcgtcccagaggaggaggaggaaccagTGGAGCCGGCCCCAGTCACCAGGATCCTGAAGTACAACACACCCGAGTGGCCCTACATGCTCTTTGGGTCCTTAGGTGCTGCCATAAATGGGGGGGTCAACCCGGTCTACTCTCTGCTGTTCAGTCAAATCCTGGCG acattCTCAATAACAGATTCGGAGGCTCAGAGGAAGGAGATTGATAGCATCTGCCTGTTCTTTGTCATGATCGGCGTGGTCTCTTTCTTCACCCAGATGCTGCAG GCTTACGCTTTCTCCAAGTCCGGGGAGCTGCTGACGCGCAGGTTGCGGCGGATCGGCTTCCACGCCATGCTGGGCCAGGAGATCGGCTGGTTTGATGATCACAGGAACAGCCCCGGGGCTCTGACCACGCGCCTGGCGACTGACGCCTCACAAGTTCAAGGG GCCACGGGCTCTCAGATCGGCATGATCGTCAACTCTCTGACCAACATCGGCGTGGCCGTCCTCAtgtccttcttcttcagctggAAGCTCACGCTGCTCATCCTGTGCTTCCTGCCCTTCATCGCCCTGTCGGGCGGCTTCCAGGCCAAGATGCTGACGGGTTTCGCCAAGCAGGACAAGCAGGCAATGGAGACCGCCGGACAG ATATCCGGCGAGGCGCTGAACAACATCCGCACCATCGCAGGCCTGGGCAAAGAGAGGGTTTTCGTGGACATGTACGAGGCCCAGCTGGAAGCCCCGTACCAGGCGGCGCTGAAGAAGGCGAACGTGTACGGGGCCTGCTACGGCTTCGCCCAGTGCGTCATCTTCCTGACCAACTCCGCCTCCTACAGGTTCGGAGGGTACTTGGTGCGACAGGAGGGGCTCCACTTCAGTTTGGTGTTCAG GGTGATCTCGGCCATCGTCACCAGCGGCACGGCGCTCGGCAGGGCCTCCTCTTACACGCCGGACTACGCCAAGGCCAAGATCTCTGCGGCCCGCTTCTTCCAGCTGCTGGACCGCGTGCCTCGGATCAGCATCTACAGCGATAAGGGGGATAAATGG GAAAACTTCCAAGGGAACCTCGAGTTCATTGACTGCAAGTTCACCTACCCCACCCGGCCGGACATGCAGGTCCTGAATGGGCTCAACGTGTCGGTGAAGCCCGGCCAGACGCTGGCCTTTGTGGGCAGCAGCGGCTGTGGGAAGAGCACCAGCGTGCAGCTGCTGGAGAGGTTCTACGACCCCGACCACGGCCGAGTG CTGATTGATGGCCACGACTCGACCCGCGTCAACGTGCCCTTCCTGCGCTCCAAGATTGGCATCGTGTCCCAGGAGCCCATTTTGTTTGACTGCAGCATCGAGGAGAACATCAAGTACGGCGACAACTCGCGGGAAATCGGCACCAACGAGGTCATCTCTGCCGCCAAGAAGGCGCAGCTCCACGACTTTGTCATGGCACTTCCCGAG AGATACAACACCAACGTCGGTGCCCAGGGTTCCCAGTTGTCCCGCGGTCAAAAGCAGCGCATCGCCATCGCCAGGGCGATCATACGCGACCCCAAGATCCTGCTGCTGGACGAGGCCACATCCGCCCTGGACACCGAGAGCGAGAAG ACCGTGCAGGACGCCCTGGACCGAGCCAGAGAGGGCCGGACGTGCATCGTCATCGCCCATCGCCTGTCCACCATTCAGAACTCGGACATCATCGCCGTCATGTCGAGGGGCTACGTAATCGAGAAGGGACCCCACGACCACCTCATGGCTCTGAAGGGGGCCTACTACAAGTTGGTGACCACGGGAGCACCAATCAGCTAA